The DNA region CCAGTCGTTGATACATCAACCTGTGACAGAAGTCTGGGAACAGCTGTCAGACCTGTCACAGGTGCAGAATTATGTACCGTTTGTTAGCGGCAGTAACATCAATACTGATCAGAAAAAGGGAGAGGGTGTTCAACGTACTGTCTGGCTGAAAAAACGGCGGACAGTACAGGAAGAAGTGATTGAGTGGGATGATGGTCAGGGATATGTGCTGCGGCTTAACGACGCTTCGTTTTTTCTCCCGTTCCACGATATGGAAACGCGTTATCATATTGACCCGGACGATGAGCTGGGACTTCAATCGGACCTGACGATTACTCTTACCGTTCGTCCCCGCTTCGGGTTGTTGGGAAGGTGGTTTATGACGCCATGGATAACTACCCGGCTTCAACGACAACTGGATGAGCTGGCTGACGGGATAAAATACCATTTTGAAACAGGGTTGCAGGTTTCTGAAGACGTACAGGTAGTTTTTCCTCACCCCGAATAGGTTACTTCAGGAGTGAAAACACTGTTTATTTTCTTCTTAAGGGAGTGATATACAATGTCAATATTACCTTTCCACAGCTTGTGGGACCTTATCAATTCAAACTTGTCTTGAAATTGCAACCCAGCATCCGGGTCTTCGAGATTGTCCAGAGCTACCCAGTAATTTCTGGACACGTTTTCCGGGGCAGGGTGAAAACCAAACTGAAGATAAAACCCGTAAGCCTTATAGATCGGGGAGACCACATACAGATATCTTCCACCATTTACCACGACCTCGCAGGTTAAGATTAACATCAATAATGTTCCAAGTGAGGTATTGCGATACCCGGCATTAACAAAAATAAATTTAATAGTGAAATAGTCCAGATCATTCCGTCGTTCGAAAACCAGAGTACGACTAAATTTGCAAGATGCGCTTATATGGCCTGCTTTTATTTCTGAGCCATTAGCTTTTTGGTGGTATAGGGTTAGTATTAATTTTTTAACACTGCAAGTTCGCTTTAAAACAAAAAGATTTCCTGAAGGGGTATGTTTAAACATGGAGTTATCAGGAACAGCAATGCAGTTAAATGGCATAATAAACGTCCTCATTCGTCGCGCAGGAAAGACTTCGAGGTTGAAAGCCCGGAACCTGACATTAGTTCAGGTACCCTGGTCATCAAGCTTAAATCATTTGGTACGCCCGGCATGGGCATGAACTTATTCCAACAGTGATGGGAACCTCCGAGCTGTCTATTGGTCAAAGCCACAACTGCCGCTAAGAGACGCTTTCGGGTAGACTCTGGCCTCTTTTGTAAACGACTGACCCCTGACTTCCAGAGATTTATGGCAACTGATATCAATAATTCAGCTGAACTGCCCCCGGCTATTTGCCTGATGGGGCCAACAGCGTCTGGCAAAACGGATCTGGCGATCCGTTTATCCGAGGTTCTGCCCTGCGAACTGATCAGCGTCGATTCTGCACTGGTCTACAAAGGGATGGATATCGGAACCGCCAAGCCGACTGCTGAAGAACAGGCCCGCGCACCCCATCGGCTGATTGATATCAAAGACCCGTCCGAACCCTATTCTGCGGCCATGTTTCGTGAAGATGCCCTGCGTGAAATGGCTGAGATTACAGCCCGGGGCAAAATTCCGTTGCTGGTCGGTGGCACCATGCTGTATTTCAAAATTTTGCGGGATGGCATTGCTGAATTGCCTTCAGCAGCCCCTGAAGTACGGGAGCGCATCCTTCAGGAAGCCGCAGAGAAAGGCTGGCCAGAACTGCACAGGCGTTTGCAGGAGGTTGATCCGGTAACGGCAGAGCGCTTAAAGCCCCGTGATGCCCAGCGCATTCAGCGGGCGCTGGAAGTTTATGAAACAACTGGCAAGCCGCTTTCAGTCTGGCACCAGGAGCAGGAAGACCAGCGTTTACCTTATCGACTGGTCAATCTCGCTATTGCTCCACAGGAGCGTTCTGTCCTGCATGAACGCATAAAAATTCGTTTTGAGCAGATGATTCAGAACAAATTTGAGGAAGAGGTTCGTGGATTATACGGACGGGATGACCTTGACCCGACCCTGCCAGCGATTCGTGCCGTGGGGTATCGCCAGATGTGGAGTTACCTTGAAGGTGAAATGGACTTCGATGAAATGATTGAACGGGGAATCATTGCGACCCGTCAGCTGGCAAAAAGACAGCTGACATGGCTGCGAGGCTGGTCAGACGTTGACTGGCTGGACAGTCTGTCACCAAGTCTGTTGGATGACGCCTTGAAAGTACTGAAAACTACCCGTATATATTAGATAATTAACGAATTCCTTGTTCGCACTGATGACGCGATTGGTTACAGAATGAACCGTTCCGTGACGGATTGGCACGTAAGAACCTGCAATACTTTCTGCAGGTCCGGTTTGAGTAGCTAGTATTACCTATTGAAGGCAGTGTGGGGCATCGCTTACTGTTGCTCAGCATTTTTCTGGGCTGTACACAGATTGAACAATTAGGTACTGCCACTGCCGGTCAAGCGAATGGCTCACCTAAAAGTGAAACAAGGCTATTCAAAATCCGAGAATTAATAAGGAGTACAGAAATGTCAAAAGGGCATTCTCTACAAGACCCTTACCTTAATGTGCTGCGTAAAGAGCGCGTGCCGGTTTCCATTTACCTGGTAAATGGTATCAAGCTCCAGGGACAGATCGAATCTTTCGATCAGTTCGTGATCCTTCTGAAGAACACTGTAAGCCAGATGGTTTACAAGCATGCTGTATCCACAGTAGTGCCGAGCCGTCCGGTTCGCCTGCCGATGCAAGGTTCTGATATGCCAGAGCATGAGCAGGAATAATTGACCTCAGTTGTCTGCTTGTTTGTCCCCTTCCCGGGATGATCAATAAGCTTGAGGTACAAACTGCTTCCTACACCAAAAGGCGCCTAGTGCGCCTTTTGGTGTTTCTGTATCAGGTAAATAACGATCGCCGGGCTTCTGGTGGAGCATCTCAGGTGGTTGAAAATAGTAATTGATATTACTATGCACATCGGATTAAACCGACTTCAGGAGATAATCATTGTTTTTTGAACGCCATGAAGGTGGTGAAAATGCGATTCTTGTCCATCTGGATATGACTGATGACAAGGAGCGTGAGGACCCTCACGAATTCAGGGAGCTTGCCCGCTCTGCAGGCATTTCTGAGATTGATTTTGTGACGGTCAGCAGTAACAAACCTTCGCCACGCTATTTTATCGGGCAGGGAAAAGTAGAAGAAATTCAGCAGCTGGTTACACTGCACAAAGCCGACGTGGTGCTTTTCAACCACGCACTCTCCCCCAGTCAGGAACGTAACCTTGAAAAAGAATTTGAGTGCAAGGTCGTTGACCGCACGGGCCTGATTCTGGATATCTTTGCCCAGCGGGCAAGAACCTTTGAAGGTAAACTGCAGGTCGAGCTGGCGCAGCTGCAGCACCTGAGCACCCGACTGGTACGGGGCTGGACTCACCTTGAACGCCAGAAAGGTGGTATTGGTCTCAGAGGGCCGGGTGAAACCCAGTTGGAAACTGACCGCCGACTGCTGCGGGTTCGTATCAAAAGCATCACCAAACGACTGGATAAAGTTCGCAAACAGCGTGATCAGGGACGGCGTTACCGCAAGCGTGCGGAGGTGCCGCTGATCTCTCTGGTAGGCTACACCAACGCCGGTAAATCCACGCTGTTTAATGCCCTGACTGAATCCGATGTGTATGCGCAGGACCAGTTGTTTGCAACGCTGGACCCGACTCTGCGCCGTCTGGATTTGCCGGACGTGGGAGAATCCGTACTGGCCGATACCGTTGGTTTTATCCGTCATTTGCCGCATAAACTGGTGGAAGCGTTCAGGGCAACGCTGGAAGAAACGGCTCAGGCTGACCTGCTTTTACACGTTATTGACGCACATGACCCTGAAAGGCTTGATAATATCAAGCAGGTACATGACGTGCTGGGAGAGATCAACGCAGACGAAGTGCCAAGACTTCAGGTTTACAACAAGATCGACCTGCTGGAAAACGTAGAACCGAAAATTCAGCGTGATGATCAGGGAAACCCCGTCAGAGTCTGGGTGTCTGCGATGCAGGGTGAAGGCCTGGAGCTGGTTCTTCAGGCAGTGGCAGAGCTGCTGGGTGAAGACCTGGTACAGGGTACACTGCGACTGGAGCCACATCAGGGCAAAGTCAGGTCTCGACTTTATCAGCTAGGTGCGATTCAATCAGAAGAGTATGCCGATACGGGGGAGTTGCTGTTGGACATTCGTTTACCACGACATGATTTCGACAGAATTTCCAAACAGGAAGGATTGCAAGAGGGCTGTCTGGTTGAGCGTTAAGTGCTCAGATTGTGTAAATTGAGATCAATATGTTGATCTGTGTAGTGGACAATACCGATTCGGCTTGCGCTTTTTGCTACACAAACTCTACAATCTGGCTCAGAACGATAAACAGCCATGAGCAAAGAAAAGCTGCTTTTATCACCTGTGATGAAAATAGCCTGTTCTCAGGTAGGCAGCTCCGACCTTATAACTTATTGCACGCTGAATGACCGTTCTTTTTTGTGAGAAAACTGGTGCTGATCACTTGCTCAAGTCGCTTGCTCAAGTCGCTTGCTCAAGTCGCTTGCTCAAATCGATAGGTAAGCTGGTTTTCCCGCGCAATGACGTGGTTTCAACAGACGTTGCAGCCGATTAGATACTGACTCTACGGAGACATATATGGCCTGGAACGAGCCGGGTGGAAATAACCAGGATCCTTGGGGTGGTGGTAACAAAGGGAAGAATCAGGGACCCCCTGATTTGGACGACGCTTTACGTAAGCTTCAGGATAAACTGAACTCACTCTTTGGTGGTGGTAAAAGTGGAGGAAACTCCGGAGGAGGCAGTTCGGCTTCTTCGGGCTCTTCATCAGGGATGTTTATCGGTGTTCTGATACTGGCCGCTGTGGCTTATATCTGGAATGCCGTTTATACCGTTGACGAAAAAGAGCGCGCCGTTATTTTGCGCTTTGGTCAATATCATCAGACCGTTGAGCCGGGCCTGCATATCTATTTCCCGCCTTTTGAAACCAAATATCAGGAAAAGGTTACCGAACTTCGTACCTACAACCTGCGCCAGCAGATGCTGACGGAAGACGAAAACATTGTTGAAGTGTCGATGTCCGTTCAGTACAACATTGGTGATGTTAAGTCCTACGTTCTTAACGTAGCCAAGCCTATGGTCAGTCTGGAAGAAGCCTCTCAAAGTGCCTTGCGTCACGTTGTCGGCAGCTCCGAGATGTATCAGGTGCTGACTGAAGGTCGTGAAACCATGGGCGTAGAGGTGCGTAAGCGCCTGCAGGACTACCAGGATGCTTATGGTACTGGTCTGAAGGTTAACAAGGTGAACATCGAGAGCGCCCAGCCTCCGAAAGAGGTACAGGCTGCATTTGATGATGTAATCCGTGCCCGGGAAGACGAGCAGCGTGCGAAAAACCGTGCCGACGCTTATGCCAACAAAGTGGTTCCGGAAGCCCGTGGTCAGGCCCAGCGTGAGCTGGAAGAAGCCAACGCTTATCGTGACGAACTGGTGGCCAGGGCAGAAGGTGAGGCAGACCGTTTTGTGAAGCTGCTGAACGAATATCGTCGTGAGCCCGATGTCACCCGCGAACGTCTGTATCTGGAAACCATGGAAAGCGTTCTGGGGACAACCAGCAAGGTTCTGGTGGATGTTGAAGGTGGTAATAACATGATGTACCTGCCGCTGGATCGTCTGAATCAGCCCAAGTCCGCAAATCAGGGTTCTGATGGCTCATCTGCCCTGTCACAGCAGGATTTAAGCAATATCGCTAATCAGGTAACAGAGGAGCTGAATCGGCGAGTGAGTAGTGCGCGCAGCAGCACCGGGAGGACTGTACGATGAGTCAGAAAGGTTTCAGCGCTCTGGTCATTGGTCTGGTTGCCCTGATCGTTGCATGGAGCAGCCTGTTTGTAATCAACGAACGTGAGCGTGCGGTACAGTTACGTTTTGGTCAGCTGGTTAAAGATGATATCCAGCCCGGCCTGCATATCAAGATCCCGTTTGTGGATAATGTGCGGATATTTGATGCCCGTCTGCAGAATCTGGAAGTGCCTTCCGAGCGTTTCCTGACTCTGGAACAGAAAGCGGTTATCGTGGACTCCTACATCAAGTGGCGTGTTGACGACGTTAGTCGTTTCTACCGTGCCACTGCTGGTGACCTGTTCCGTGCCAACACTCTGTTGTCTCAGCGTGCGGAATCCCGTATGCGGAACAAGTTTGGTGCTCTGACCCTGAACGAAGTGGTATCTGGTCAGCGTGACCGTCTGATGAACGAGATCACCGACGAACTGAACTCTGTGGCTCGTGATGAGCTGGGTGTGAGCGTGGTGGATGTCCGGGTTAAGAAAATTGACCTGCCTCCTCAGGTGAGTGACTCGGTTTATGAGCGTATGTCTTCCGAGCGGGATAAAGAAGCCCAGGAATATCGCTCTAAAGGTCTGGAGATGGCGGAAGGTATCCGTGCGAATGCAGACCGTGAACAGCGGGTCATTCTGGCGAACGCTTACCGGGATGCGGAAATGATCCGGGGTGACGGCGACGCGAAAGCCGCAGAGATTTATGCCAAGGCATTCCGTCAGGACCCTGAGTTCTACGCCTTTACCCGTAGTCTGGAAGCCTATCGGAAGTCCTTTAACAGTACTGGCGACATTATGCTGCTGGAGCCTGACAGTGACTTCTTTAACTATCTGAACAGTAAATCAGGTAATTAATCAATCACCGGCAGTGAAACCTTGCGCTGCCGGTGGTAATATACCACAAACCGGGTTTCGCCCGGTTTTTTCGTGTATGAGGTTTACACGTGGAATTTGGCAAGCAATTGCTCATTGCCATCAGCCTGATGCTGGTGCTGGAAGGTATTCTTCCTTTCCTTTATCCACAGCGCTGGCGCAACCTGGTCGCAAAGCTCTCAGAGATTGATGATCGGCAGCTGCGTATAGCGGGTTTTATCAGCATGCTGGCTGGTGTGGTTCTGTTGACCCTCGTTAGCTAGTTTCCAGACATTGTCCGTAAATAGCCTGTACCTGCAGACAGATTATTTACGAACACTGCCTGAAATAAGCTAACAAGAGAGGCTGTTATGACCGTCGCCGATCGCTGGCTGTTGCCAGATGGGATTGAAGAAATTTTGCCGCCCCGGGCTCGCAGAGCAGAAGCTTTGCGCCGGGAAATGCTGGATTTATTTGATTGCTGGGGTTATGACCTGGTCATTCCTCCGCATCTGGAGTTTCTTGAATCACTGACTGCCGGCGTTGGTCACGACCTCGAGCTGCAGATATTCAAGGTGACGGACCTGATGACCGGCCGCACCATGGGATTGCGGGCAGACACCACGCCTGCGGTAGCCCGCATTGATGCGCATAACCTGACGGATGATGGTCCGGTAAGGCTTTGCTACGCAGGCAGTGTCTTTCATGCCCGGCCTGCGTCGTTGGGTGCGTCCCGTTCACCGATTCAGCTGGGTGCTGAGTTGTATGGTCATACGGGGCCGGAAAGCGATATTGAAGTGATTTCCCTGATGCTGGAAACCCTCAGTGTCGTGGGCATGGATTCCCCCAACCTGGATCTTGGTCATGTACAGATCTACCGTGCGCTGGTAGCCAGTGCCGGACTGGACAAGGATCAGGAACAGCTGTTGTTTGATGCCTTGCAGCGCAAGGCAACCTGTGAAGTTGAAGAACTGCTGGCACACTGGCATGTAGACGCGGATGTTGTGCCAATGTTCAGGGCTTTAACCGGGCTTTCAGGTAAGGTGGATGTCATCGCAAAAGCCAGGGATGTTCTGGCCAATGCACCTCTGGAAGTGTTCGCAGCACTGGATGCGCTGGAAAATATTGCGCAAACCATTACCCGGCAGTACCCGAAAGTGAACCTTTATCTGGATCTGGGAGAACTGCGTGGTTATCACTACCACACAGGGGTTGTGTTTGCTGCTTATGTTCCCGGACATGGACAGGCGATTGCCAAAGGCGGTCGTTATGATGGCGTGGGCAGGATGTTTGGTCGTGCTCGTCCGGCAACAGGCTTCAGTACCGATCTGAAAGCCCTGCTGGATTTTAAACCGTGTGACGTTGAATCACGGGCAATCATTTTTGCACCGGCTGATGCGGATTCCGCCGTTGTTCGGAAGCTGCGTCAGCAGGGCCTGCGGGTAATCATCGAGTTACCGGGGCAAAAGACAGACGCGGTAAGCTCTGGCTGCAATCAGCAGCTGGTTTGCCGTGACGGAGACTGGCAGGTTGAATCCTTATAGATCACCACAGTCACTATTTGCTGTATACAGCTAACACTTGTCGTACGACAGTATAGCTGTTTTGTTATGAATTAAAGAGACCGTATCATGGGTAAGACTGTTGTCGTACTGGGCACCCAGTGGGGTGATGAAGGCAAAGGTAAAATCGTGGATCTGCTCACCGAGCAGGCTGAAGCGGTAGTACGCTTTCAGGGTGGACATAATGCTGGCCACACCCTGGTGATTGATGGCGAGAAAACCGTTCTGCACCTGATTCCATCCGGAATCCTGCGTGAAGGCGTTGTGTGCTACATCGGTAACGGTGTTGTACTGTCCCCTGAAGCTCTGCTGAAAGAAATTCACATGCTGGAAGACGGCGGCGTACCTGTACGTGAGCGCATGAAGATCAGTCCTTCCTGCCCTCTGATCCTGCCTTATCACGTTGCACTGGATCAGGCTCGTGAAGCTGCGCGTGGTAAAGCCAAAATCGGTACCACGGGTCGTGGTATTGGTCCGGCTTACGAAGACAAAGTTGCTCGTCGCGGTCTGCGTGTCGCTGACCTGCTGCACCCTGAGCGTTTTGCCCAGAAGCTGAAAGAAGTGATGGAATACCACAACTTCGCTCTGCAGCACTACTACAAGGCTGAGCCGGTTGACTATCAGAAAGTGCTGGACGAAGCACTGGCCATGGGCAAGGACATTGCGCCAATGGTAGACCGTGTGGTTGACCGTATTCACGAACACCATGGCAAAGGCGATAACATCCTGTTCGAAGGTGCGCAGGGTTCCCTGCTGGATATCGACCACGGTACCTACCCGTTCGTAACTTCTTCCAACACCACTGCGGGTGGCGTTTCTACGGGTAGTGGCTTTGGTCCTCTGTACCTGGACTACGTGCTGGGTATCACCAAGGCTTACACCACACGTGTAGGTTCCGGTCCATTCCCGACCGAACTGTTCGATGAAGTGGGTGCGCACCTGGCCAAACAGGGTAACGAGTTTGGTGCAACCACTGGTCGTCCACGTCGTTGTGGCTGGTTCGACGCGGTAGCACTGCGTCAGTCTGTACAGATCAACTCTGTATCTGGTCTGTGTCTGACCAAGCTGGACGTACTGGACGGTCTGGAAACCATCAAGATCTGTACCGGTTACAAGAACGCTGAAGGCGAGTCTATCACGACTCCGGTTGATGCCGACGAGTACGAAGCGCTGGAGCCAGTGTACGAAGAAGTACCGGGCTGGTCTGAGTCCACTTTCGGCGCGAAGAACCTGGATGATCTGCCTGAAAACGCCCGTGCTTATATCCGTCGTCTGGAAGAAGTGGTTGGCACACCAATCGACATCGTTTCTACCGGCCCTGATCGTGTAGAAACCATCATTCTGAACCAGCCATTCGGTTGATCGTTTGATGCATCACCCATCACCTGATCCACTCAGGTGGTGGGTGCCGCCCGGCGTGAGAGTGCCAGTCTTTCAATCCCGTTGATCCTTCCTGTAAGCTTTAAACATCCTGCCGAAAAAGCTTACTAACAGCATCTGACTGTTGACATAAACCTGCAATTTCTATCGTCACAGGAGGGCTTCAGGTTACACTAAACCTATGCTCAAACATCAATTCCGGAAAAGACACCCAGCCACTATAGCAACGACTATGTTCTGTTCCCAATGCCAAGAGGTTAAATAACCGCATGTCCAAAGGGTGGAAAGACACCGACCCACAGGCGGCTCAAGAGGCATCCCGCTATGCCACGCCGATTCCCAGCAGACTTTTTATCATGGAGCTCCTTGATCAGCGGGGTGCTCCTGCCAGCCATAAGGCATTGTGCGCAGAGCTGAAAATTACCGAACCGGAACAGCGTGAAGCCCTGCTGTTTCGCCTCAAGGCTATGATTCGTGACGGGCAACTGCACGAAACCCGCAAAGGTACCTTTGGCCTGCTCAGTAAAATGGACCTGGTTAAAGGTCGGGTGCAGGGCAATAAAGACGGCTTTGGCTTCCTGATTCCTGATGACGGGTCTGAAGACCTGTACCTGTCCTGGCGAGAAATGCGTCAGTTGTTTGATGGTGATCGTGCGGTTGTGCGGGAAACAGGCGTTGACCGTCGTGGTCGTCGGGAAGGGCAGGTCATTGAAGTTCTTGAGCGTAACACCACCCAGCTGGTGGGAAGGTATTACGAAGAATCCGGTTCCAGTATTGTTGTGCCTGAAAATTCCCGTATTGGTCGTGAGATTCTGGTTAAGCCCGGCCCCATTATGCCTTCCCAGGGGCAGTATGTTCTGCTGGAAATCATTGAGCAACCGGGTCGGCGAACGCAGCCGATGGGTCTGGTCAAACAGATTCTGGGAGAGCGTCAGGATGCAGGCATGGAAGTGGATGTGGCCGTTCACACCCACGGTATTCCCCGGGAATGGCCGCCGGAAGTCGACGAACAGATTGCGGACTTTAAATCTGAAGTAGCTCAAAGGGATAAACAACACCGGGTTGATCTGCGCGAGGTGCCGTTTGTCACTATTGATGGCGAAGATGCCCGCGATTTTGACGATGCGGTGTTCTGCGAAACCAAAAAAAGCGGGGGCTGGCGTCTTTATGTGGCCATTGCGGATGTGTCCTATTATGTAAGACCCGGTTCGGC from Endozoicomonas sp. NE40 includes:
- a CDS encoding SRPBCC family protein, with the translated sequence MKKACAFFLLIVMLLLMEVPQNNPRIRLQSQSLIHQPVTEVWEQLSDLSQVQNYVPFVSGSNINTDQKKGEGVQRTVWLKKRRTVQEEVIEWDDGQGYVLRLNDASFFLPFHDMETRYHIDPDDELGLQSDLTITLTVRPRFGLLGRWFMTPWITTRLQRQLDELADGIKYHFETGLQVSEDVQVVFPHPE
- a CDS encoding GNAT family N-acetyltransferase; this translates as MPFNCIAVPDNSMFKHTPSGNLFVLKRTCSVKKLILTLYHQKANGSEIKAGHISASCKFSRTLVFERRNDLDYFTIKFIFVNAGYRNTSLGTLLMLILTCEVVVNGGRYLYVVSPIYKAYGFYLQFGFHPAPENVSRNYWVALDNLEDPDAGLQFQDKFELIRSHKLWKGNIDIVYHSLKKKINSVFTPEVTYSG
- the miaA gene encoding tRNA (adenosine(37)-N6)-dimethylallyltransferase MiaA, with the protein product MATDINNSAELPPAICLMGPTASGKTDLAIRLSEVLPCELISVDSALVYKGMDIGTAKPTAEEQARAPHRLIDIKDPSEPYSAAMFREDALREMAEITARGKIPLLVGGTMLYFKILRDGIAELPSAAPEVRERILQEAAEKGWPELHRRLQEVDPVTAERLKPRDAQRIQRALEVYETTGKPLSVWHQEQEDQRLPYRLVNLAIAPQERSVLHERIKIRFEQMIQNKFEEEVRGLYGRDDLDPTLPAIRAVGYRQMWSYLEGEMDFDEMIERGIIATRQLAKRQLTWLRGWSDVDWLDSLSPSLLDDALKVLKTTRIY
- the hfq gene encoding RNA chaperone Hfq; this translates as MSKGHSLQDPYLNVLRKERVPVSIYLVNGIKLQGQIESFDQFVILLKNTVSQMVYKHAVSTVVPSRPVRLPMQGSDMPEHEQE
- the hflX gene encoding ribosome rescue GTPase HflX, which encodes MFFERHEGGENAILVHLDMTDDKEREDPHEFRELARSAGISEIDFVTVSSNKPSPRYFIGQGKVEEIQQLVTLHKADVVLFNHALSPSQERNLEKEFECKVVDRTGLILDIFAQRARTFEGKLQVELAQLQHLSTRLVRGWTHLERQKGGIGLRGPGETQLETDRRLLRVRIKSITKRLDKVRKQRDQGRRYRKRAEVPLISLVGYTNAGKSTLFNALTESDVYAQDQLFATLDPTLRRLDLPDVGESVLADTVGFIRHLPHKLVEAFRATLEETAQADLLLHVIDAHDPERLDNIKQVHDVLGEINADEVPRLQVYNKIDLLENVEPKIQRDDQGNPVRVWVSAMQGEGLELVLQAVAELLGEDLVQGTLRLEPHQGKVRSRLYQLGAIQSEEYADTGELLLDIRLPRHDFDRISKQEGLQEGCLVER
- the hflK gene encoding FtsH protease activity modulator HflK — encoded protein: MAWNEPGGNNQDPWGGGNKGKNQGPPDLDDALRKLQDKLNSLFGGGKSGGNSGGGSSASSGSSSGMFIGVLILAAVAYIWNAVYTVDEKERAVILRFGQYHQTVEPGLHIYFPPFETKYQEKVTELRTYNLRQQMLTEDENIVEVSMSVQYNIGDVKSYVLNVAKPMVSLEEASQSALRHVVGSSEMYQVLTEGRETMGVEVRKRLQDYQDAYGTGLKVNKVNIESAQPPKEVQAAFDDVIRAREDEQRAKNRADAYANKVVPEARGQAQRELEEANAYRDELVARAEGEADRFVKLLNEYRREPDVTRERLYLETMESVLGTTSKVLVDVEGGNNMMYLPLDRLNQPKSANQGSDGSSALSQQDLSNIANQVTEELNRRVSSARSSTGRTVR
- the hflC gene encoding protease modulator HflC; the protein is MSQKGFSALVIGLVALIVAWSSLFVINERERAVQLRFGQLVKDDIQPGLHIKIPFVDNVRIFDARLQNLEVPSERFLTLEQKAVIVDSYIKWRVDDVSRFYRATAGDLFRANTLLSQRAESRMRNKFGALTLNEVVSGQRDRLMNEITDELNSVARDELGVSVVDVRVKKIDLPPQVSDSVYERMSSERDKEAQEYRSKGLEMAEGIRANADREQRVILANAYRDAEMIRGDGDAKAAEIYAKAFRQDPEFYAFTRSLEAYRKSFNSTGDIMLLEPDSDFFNYLNSKSGN
- a CDS encoding DUF2065 domain-containing protein; the protein is MEFGKQLLIAISLMLVLEGILPFLYPQRWRNLVAKLSEIDDRQLRIAGFISMLAGVVLLTLVS
- a CDS encoding ATP phosphoribosyltransferase regulatory subunit, with product MTVADRWLLPDGIEEILPPRARRAEALRREMLDLFDCWGYDLVIPPHLEFLESLTAGVGHDLELQIFKVTDLMTGRTMGLRADTTPAVARIDAHNLTDDGPVRLCYAGSVFHARPASLGASRSPIQLGAELYGHTGPESDIEVISLMLETLSVVGMDSPNLDLGHVQIYRALVASAGLDKDQEQLLFDALQRKATCEVEELLAHWHVDADVVPMFRALTGLSGKVDVIAKARDVLANAPLEVFAALDALENIAQTITRQYPKVNLYLDLGELRGYHYHTGVVFAAYVPGHGQAIAKGGRYDGVGRMFGRARPATGFSTDLKALLDFKPCDVESRAIIFAPADADSAVVRKLRQQGLRVIIELPGQKTDAVSSGCNQQLVCRDGDWQVESL
- a CDS encoding adenylosuccinate synthase is translated as MGKTVVVLGTQWGDEGKGKIVDLLTEQAEAVVRFQGGHNAGHTLVIDGEKTVLHLIPSGILREGVVCYIGNGVVLSPEALLKEIHMLEDGGVPVRERMKISPSCPLILPYHVALDQAREAARGKAKIGTTGRGIGPAYEDKVARRGLRVADLLHPERFAQKLKEVMEYHNFALQHYYKAEPVDYQKVLDEALAMGKDIAPMVDRVVDRIHEHHGKGDNILFEGAQGSLLDIDHGTYPFVTSSNTTAGGVSTGSGFGPLYLDYVLGITKAYTTRVGSGPFPTELFDEVGAHLAKQGNEFGATTGRPRRCGWFDAVALRQSVQINSVSGLCLTKLDVLDGLETIKICTGYKNAEGESITTPVDADEYEALEPVYEEVPGWSESTFGAKNLDDLPENARAYIRRLEEVVGTPIDIVSTGPDRVETIILNQPFG